Genomic DNA from Oryza sativa Japonica Group chromosome 5, ASM3414082v1:
taaaattttagaaCCATAATATTCGGTTACGTGACTTGATAAAATCACTGTGGTTTTGTACAATTTGGATCAATAAAAAACTTAATAAACTAGGatgaaattttaaaatcaactttaaaattatattttaaaattcaaattgtaGTCTTATAACCCGAAAGGCAAACGGTGGACGACTAAAAAATTGAAGGCAGCATATGTCACGAGATTAGCCTGTGATCTCTTCCTCCCTTTCGAAACGAAACTGTGCATTCGTACAGCGGGTGGAATGTGCTACGTACAGGTTCGGTTAAGCAGAAACAGAGAGGGGGCAGTAGTAGTATCATGGAGCGGCGTGCGCGTTAACAAGGTACAGCAGCGTGTGGGTGCATCACGAGCTGTACCCCCCGCTacgtgttttttctttctttcacgGCGAGACGTGACACTGCTGCTCGTTTTCCCACTGGCGCGACGCAAGCAAAAGTTTCCCAAagccggcggccggaggcgcAGGGGACCAGGGACATCCAGCCCCgtgcccgcgcccgcgcgccacgCACGAAATCAGCGTGTACCCCCCGGTCCCGTGACGTTACTGGACTAGCAGCAGCGGCAAGGAGTAAATCTGTTGCGATGCCGGTACACGAACACGAACGTACTGGTGGTACGGAGTCTACGGACTGCGTGGTGGTACACGGGACGAGTAATATTCTCATgcatgctgctgctggtggtggcgcGCGATGGATCAATCACGTTGCACGCGCCTCGACGCGACGCCAGCGGATACGTACGTCTTTCCGGTGGCGCGGCaggggcagcggcagcagcaacaATCCGGTGCCGCGAGCGCCTCGTGATCCGCGAGGCAATACAAGTATTCCTTCCCTATACTCGCTCATCACaagtggaggaggggaggcggggcAATAGCTGCTGCTGATATCGGAGACTGTTCCGCGGGTCACATGCCGCGGCTTTTGACCggacgcgtcgtcgtcgtcgtcgtcgttgtcgatgGTGTGGTGTGTTGTTGATGGGTGATGGGTTTGCGCCGCTGCATGCCAGTGCGAGGCAGAGCGGCAGCGAGCCTGCGACGCTGCGGCTAGTTCCCCCTGCGACGCTGGATCTCCGGTCATGTTAGCATGACGTAGAAGGCGCGGAACAGTCACTAGTCGGGGGTCGTCATTGCCATATATGACGCGCCTGCTCGCTCGATTTCGACGCCTGTTCCAAGGAAGGACCCCGGTCACCAACCCACTCGGGGCCGGGGCATCTTCCTCATCCCCTTGCCTGCATCCATTCGTCATTTGATTCGCTTCTCTGAGGGCACCCACGatagttatctataggctctttATAAGAGATAtatatcagcatatttttctacttggaagagattaaatgaaaagagagagcaaagctagcTACTAATCTGTAGATagtttatagagaaaaacgagacaatagattagagagctatagatacccatatagatatactattaaggtggtttactattaatattGTCTATTACCGacatgtacatgttttatagagagcaccttattTTACCATTACGGGTGCTCTGAGTATCTACTACTcatacaaaaaaatatatgaatatcTACTATTTTcatctcataaaaaaaataacctaCTAGTGAATGTGAAACATTTTATTAATATAAAAACATATCCAGGTTTAtatagtattagaatatatcatatttgATACTAAGTTGATTTTTATAcaacagaggaagtacatatGTCCAGGACTTACCAAATCGTTTGGGATAGGGTTACCGTCACACCACGGTTTGACCGTTACCGCGAGTTATACCCTGgtttcaaaaattaaaaaaggttATTGCACATCATAACCATGATATATCAGCACGGTTTTGTAaatcctctctctatctctatgGAATACTActcttccaatttttccattacatcaaaactttcctatacatataaattttcaacttttccatcacatcgttccaatttcaaccaaacttttaattttggcgtgaactaaatgCACCCTCAATCTACTATGGGTCAAGTAGAGACATGCCCTATAAATATCAACATATTTAGAAATACGataattaccatattataagaaacTGTAATTTTCACAAGAATACGGTAAATACGGAAACGAACGGTAAAACAGTAAAACTATTTccgtttttattttcatatatttttttatcgatTATCATTTTCATATAGCTCGACTGATAGAAAGTCAAAAACGGACCCTCCCTACTTGTACTCCGTACGTTGTAGTACGAGTACACTCCTacgtctctctctttctccgtGTCTTCGGGCGTGGATGGTGTGCGCTAGCTATAGTAGAGCTCCGGGATAAGTGCGGCGTCGCAGATGGCAGAGACGGGGTGATATCGCAGCGGTCTGCCTCGACCAGTCAGTCCATCTAGTCGAGCCTCAGCCTGAACCTGCCGCCCTGTCACACACAGCGCTTCGCACCAGCCGCTCACTCATTGGCTACTCGCTGTACTCCACCCCTTTGCATGCCTTCGCATCTGTTCTCGTGCACACACGCCCTTTCCACCCCTATATTCGTTCCATCATCATAGCCTAGCTTAACCAGCATCTCGTTGCAATCTCAGGAGGtgttttgattcaggagcttgaaaTTTTAACGTGTTACAGTGCATTGGATATCGGATATTATGTTCagatactaataaaaaattaattacagaaTTGATTAATAAACCAcgaaacaaatttattaagtctaattaatctgttactcataaattattaaatcatggagtaattaggattaaaaattttgtctcgTAAATTTAGTCGTTATATGTGTAATAGAtgtttttagcctatatttaatactttatatatgtgtttaaacGTTTGATatgatagggtgaaaaattACGGGCGGGATCGCCTCAGATTATCTCAGCCATATCCTATATAACCTATGCTAGCTGCTCTTCTAGTCCAACTGGTAGAGTGTTGTGAATAGCCAGTTCAGTTCATCAGTTGATAGGAGCCATGCTTCACCATTActacagcggcggcgccggccatcATCAGGACGTCGCTGCAGCTGGTAGCCCCGGCGACATGGCTTCCTCCACCTTCTCGCTCTTCTTCCCGATGTCCAATGGGCAGTGTTGGCCGCCGTCGACGGTGGAGGAGTCCGCGGCCTACGACGACCACAGCACCGTCACCACCTCTCCTTCCTCGCCTTCGTCGTCCTCCACCGGCTCCGTCGACTGCACGCTCTCGCTCGGCACGCCGTCGTCTCGCCGCGCCGAgcccgtcgcggcggcggcgccagcggcaAACCATGGGGCGCCCGTGCCGGCGCATTATCCGTCGCTGTCAGCGGCGACCGTGTCCTGGGACGCGACTGCCGAGTCGTACTATTGTGGCCAGCAGGGGAGgccggccaccggcgccgccaagtgcgccgccggcgccgggcaCGACGCGCTCCTCGACCGCCGCTGCGCCAACTGCGGCACCGCGTCCACGCCGCTCTGGAGGAACGGCCCTCGCGGACCCAaggttcgtcgccggcgacgctcgctctcgccgtcgctgtTCTCTATCTCTGCAGTTCACTTCGCGGTTTCGCCGACGTACGTCGTGTCGCTGACATTGCCGCCGTCGTACGTTTCTCTGCAGTCGCTGTGCAACGCGTGCGGGATCAGGTACAAgaaggaggagcggcgcgcggcggcgacgacgacgacggccgacggcgccgccggatgCGGCTTCATCACCGCGCAGCGTGGACGCGGGTCGACCGCGGCCAAGGCGGCGCCCGCCGTGACGACGTGCGGCGAGGAGACGTCACCgtacgtcgtcggcggcggcggcggcggcggcgaggtcgcggaCGCGGCGTATCTCGCCTGGCGGCTCAACGTCGtcccaccggcggcgacggcgacggcgttctCGGTGTGGCCGGAGCGAGCTAGCCTCTACCACTACAACTAGCTATAGGCGATTAACTAGTGTAGCATTAGCGTTGGGGAGAAGGGAAGCTGCACCGTTTTTTTGGGGAACATTTTGTACGGTCGCACGCTCCCGGATTGATCGAACTGTATGCATCTGCTGTGCTGTGTTgcacgctagctagctagatgacTCTGATCTTGAAACGAACCGTGATCATTTCATTCATTTGGAATGAACATGTAGCTGTGCAAGGTCATCTTGCTCGGAAAATTCATAATCTTCCAATCTCTTGTGCTGCTACTACTGCTGCATCTCAATTCTGACGCGCCAATAAGCAAgtgaagagaaaaggaaaatgtTTTAAACCTTTTTTGGCTACTATACTTGGTTTTCAAGGCTAAATAGATTAGGAGAAAATGGCCCAATTGGGCCGGAAACTCCATCGAGCCCAATGGTTATGTGGGCTGCACAGAATGGGCTGTCCCAGTAGATCGGAAGTACGGAACGGCTGAAATCTTGTAAACCGAAGGGGTTCGAAGATTAAAACTCGGACCCTCCTAGCCTTGATTTTCTTTCGCGGATTGACACGCCGAGTGATTAGAATTCAGGATTAGCGAGTTGGAGGCTGAGTACAAACCCTTTTTGCCTCTTGGACAGCGCTAGGAATTTTCAGCATCGTGCACCGACTATTCTACCCTGAACTTCTGAAGAGCGACGAGAGCCTGAACTTCGAAGCGGTGTTATTTTaaacccttttttttccttaagacCTTCGAATTTAAGACCTTATTTTTTCCTTCACATTTTAAATTTAAGAGTCTTAAGACCTTCGAACTTGCAACCAGTAGAGAGGAAAATCAAATGCACATAATCAGAACTAACAACCCTCAGCTATATATTTGCTCAAAATTCATCATACGGCATGACATATTGGCATCTTCATTGTTCCATCCATCCACATGGCGTGCGTGACAACTTGCAATGGTCCATTATATTGTCTCTTGCTACTGCTCCATTCTATATTTCTATTGCACATACATGAACACATGATACAAAATTACAAATGCAACCAATACACGCTTGCCTTAGATACACATGAACTCAAGAATTCAAATCTTGATGCCTAATCCGATAGCTCACGGAGCCAAATCTGTTGCCGACTGACGTGCACCAGGCTGATCGCCAGACAACGTTGGCCTGAGCttcaccggaaagaaaatgCAATTTCCTCAAGTGTTCTTCCTTTAGTCTCCGGCACCCACAGGCATACGAAAACGAGGGTCCCGGCACACACAGCAGCATAGATAGCAAatgttcctgaaaaaaaaaaaagagcatacATAGTGACATGAGCCTGGAAGGAAAAGCTTGCATTTTCCATGCATTCGATtgtgtgcatgtgtgcatgcgtcatgcaagagagagagagagagagacctccATTGCTCCAGCTTAACATCAAGCTTGCTGTCATCGTAATGAGCCAAGCCGTCAACCAGTTTGCAAGGGTTGCAACGCTTCCAGCAAGGCTCTTGATATTTACAGGAAGAATCTGAAGGCATGCAAGGCAAATACATCAATCTCCCAGTCAAATTCAACAATAAATTTGCTCTAGGCCTTCAGTAATAATCTCAGCTAATATTAGCAGGAAGGATTATACAATACCTCAGACATTATGATCCATGGTATGGCTCCCAAACCAAGAGAAAATGAAATCACAAATGCCTGTGATATAACATAGAAGGCAATAAGCGCTTCTGCCAACAATGAGAAAAGAGAGATGCACATAGAACTTCAACTAACCACAAGCCCGACCAGCGAAAGCATACTCATTACAGAGTATAAATGAGAACCATTAGTTATGTTGTCCTGTTTCATGATCGATAGTAAAATATGTTACAAAGGGAATATAATATCAGGTAACACAATCAAGATTTAATTGAACGAAACTAGACAAGCAGCGAAATacaaaacattaaatatagtaccaaataaattttttaagtggCAAAATGACAATACCTTCACAAAAAATGACACAGAAACAACAACAAGAGTAATGGTCATCCCTGTAGTAGAgatctggaaaaaaaataaaaataaataaattatatattcttCGAAAGTAGCATGCCTGAAAATTAATGGGGATGCAACTAACAATGAGGAGGAGTCGTCGACCAGCTTTGTCAGTCAACCAAGTTGTCACTCCAGTAGCAACCACCTAACATGGTTAGATTTTGTTAAGTATATGAAATAGAATGTCCACATTTGTACAAAGTTGATAAATGAGACATGGATTTAACTCATAGGAAAAGCATACCTGAACAACCCCCAGACCAAATGTTGCTAGATTACTATTCGTAAGACCTGTATAGGAAGAATTTTGTAAGATATCATGCTTAACAAAGTTCTAAGCTACTGCCATTTTTGTGGTATTAAAGTAAAATATTGTGATAGGAGCATCATGCAAACATAAATCACATAACAAATGGTAGCTTTGCATTTGCCTCAGGAGCTCCAAATATCCAAATTAAACTGGTATTATATAAGCGGAAGACTTATGGCTGGTTTTCAATTAATGTCCTGTTCAGATGCACAGTGCAAGTCTTGCTAACTCCACgagtattttattattaaagctCAATAAAGATTGTTCAActagttattatatttttttttctaaaaaatagcTTTGGAAAATCCAGAGCAATgacagagcagagcagagccttGGCAATAATCGATTTTGACATTTGTTTTTATCACACATTCACTTGTCACAGAGTCCTGAGGTATGTGTCCTAAACTAGCACGTACAAGCATGTCATTTCTTAAAACGAAGTCTCATTATATCCTCCAGAACATACCGGCGGCTTTGAAGATACTAGCAGCATAAAATAGAATGCCATTCACACCACTTAACTGCTGCAGTACAAGGAGACCAATTCCTATCTGAAGAGATAAAAACAGTAAGCAAAAAAAGGAACAATAAGGtatcagagaaaaaaatatataattggaAGCAACAAACCATTAGAGGTACACTATATCTCTTCTGCTTGATATCTGCAAATCGTATTGTCGTCCTCCTCCGTGATGATTGAACTGTTCTCTATGTAGAAAATGTGTAAAAATTTATAAATCACATTTCCTTATGTTACATTGCCACACAGAAATAGGATAAATTCCCCACAGTCCGTATTGGTTGAGGTAATTGACAGGTGCAACATAAAGAATAAAAATGTCCGCACCAGGTGCATATCACTTAACTACAATAAAATGAAGCCTGGTACAGATGGTTACCTTTATTTCATTTACTTCTACAGCGATGTCTGTTTCAAATCCTCGCAATACTTGCAGCGAGGATTCAAAATCCTCCATCTTTCCCATTTTTGCCTAACATTATAATCTGTTCTATTTAGATCCTGCTGTAActgttaacaaaaaaaaaaaaagcaatataGGGCAACACTCACCAGCCACCTTGGTGATTCAGGGATAAAGAACAATCCAGGTATCAGAATTGAACATGGTAAAATACCTAAGAAACGTAAAAGTAACAGTAAAGATTTAAGGCAATATTTTGTATCAACGAACCTAACAACTTAGCCAGACTGATATGCATACGCACTTTCTATCATAATAAGCCGACAGCTGAACACAATAATACATGATAATTTATCTAGCTTACCGAGAACGGAGAGAATTCTCCAGGGAACAAACATGCCTAACAAGTAGGCAAGCAATATGCCAATAGTAACAGAAAGCTGAAAAACAAATTATGAACAGGGTTAAAACCTGCAACAAAAGCACAGACTAGCGAAAATAGATTGATATTGTCTCTTGTTCAAAATATGACCTGATTGACTGAACCAAGAGCTCCTCTCATTGTTTGTGGAGCAATTTCTGCTATATAAACTGGCACCTGAGACCATGAAACAAAGGTTTTAATCAGAATACTTTAAAGCCAAAATATCTCTTTAAACAAAAAGGTGTTGTTGAACAGTGGATGCTTAGTCTGGAAAACATAAAACAAGTTGAAGTACTACTAGCTATGTTGTTTTCATGCAAGGTAAATACTGAAGTTCAATATATTGCATAATTAGTATATAATTCCCAGATTCAATATCTAATATGAGAGAATGATCTATAACACACCTCACCACACACAACAATATTTTGGTCACTCCTATAGGCATGTTGATTTATATTCTGGTCAATTTCGACTCATGTCTGTATAGCACAGAACGAAGGAGTTAGgttgatttatatttttcttctatAATCACAAATAGAGTGGAACCATGTTTAAGATATGGGAAATCCTcaaaataatatttaattcCACACTTTTATTTCCTTAATTTCACATATAAGTACACCTATTATTTGGTTTAGTTCTGTGGTACTTATGTGGCTTACTACACTTCCAGTAGACTCTACTGTTTCATTTCCCATGTGTTGGGCTTGGATGTGTTACTTTGGCATGAACATGTAAAGAGTAAATAATATGagatttttaataataaaagcaTCTCAGCACAATATCATCATTTGATCTGAAGGTAACAGTTTTACAATTCCTGAATGAATAGTTGAAAAACATTAGGACGCCAGAATGAAAAAACAAATGCTTATCCGTTGAGAGTAATTTGAGGGAGAAGAAGAGCTGCTCACCACATAGGATATCACGCCGACCCCAAATCCTTCCAGCAATCGGCCCATAAACAAAAAGGATGAGTCCTGGATAAACCAATTTCAGAAGTTGCGCAAGCTATTGGCATTGGGCGGATCAAACTAACTGGTAACAGCTCGAGCATGAAAACCTTACCTTTGCAAAAGATATTGCGAGCCACCCAATAATGTTAGGAATTGCCGCGATCATGAGAGACTGCAAGATCAACCCAAAGAGCACATCAATCAGCACTCTAGTGAAATTCCATTTTTCATCCGAACATTATCACAagcagctcttttttttttctttgcagatTCTCACAAACAAAGCGACCGCTTTTCACTCCCCTGCTACCATCGAGACTGAAAATCACGATCCGGTTTCTCCGTTCATATGGAAAACGCTAAACAGTAACCGCAAAAATGTCGTGATCTAGACAAGTGTCAAGAGCAAGGGACAGCGGAGGCTCACCCCCTTGCGGCCGATGTACTCGGCGATCTGGCCGCTGGCGATGGCGCCCACCATTGCCCCGACGTTCGACAGCGACCCGAACAGCGAGAACTGCAGCGCGAGCAGAGAAGAGACAGAGCAATTAAACGCAAATCCGATAAGATTAATTAGGCATAAGCATGATACtccaagagaagagagagagcttgCCTCACCTCGGAGAGGGTGAGGCCGAGGTCGGAGATGATGGCGTCCTGGGTGGGCGAGGAGAAGCCGCAGGTGAAGCCGAACTGGATGGGGCCGAGGGCGACGATGAGGGTGCAGAGGACGGCGGAGACGGAGGAGTCGCGGAGGGAGTAGGCGGAGGAGCCGAGGCGCGaccccatcccgccgccgccgcccgccgacgaCATCTTGTACCAGCTCCCCGTGTGGAGGAACGGCTTCCGCAggtccgacgccgacgccgtccgccccccatcctcgccgccgctctcctcgccgcgGAAGCTCATCTCGCGGCCGGGATCGGGCGTGCGTGGACGCGATCGATCCCTCGTTTCTCTCTCGCTGTCGCGCCCAGCTTAGCTTAAGCTTGATTGATTGAGGGGAAGAGCGAGTGGTACGCTGATTTTCTGCTCCTTTtctcgtttttttctttttctttttttcccgtTTTCTCCGTTAGGAAGAGCGAGTAGCTGACGCTTTCGCTTTCGGTGCTCCCGATTTCTCATGAGGACGTGTCGTGCTCCACACGAGGACACGTGGCTCCCATCGGGAAAACATTCGGATTGATGAGTGACTTGTTAGAACAAACGAGCAAAATCAACACGTAGCCGGAAAAGGATATTCTAACGTACTCCTACTGGTAGACATCACGCATTGTGCTTATGCATGTACACAaacgtttttttttaatgaagaaAATACGTTCTTCGAAAGTGATCGTAAGGTTAAAAGGGCAAAGGTGTACATTTACAGAGATGAGTGTATACGAGCGACTGCCTATTTTTCATAGGATTTGTTTCGCACTTCTCTAATACCACTCACGTCTGAGTATGTAACACATGCACCATAAGTTAAAACATTTCTTTAAAAAAGCTATAAATCTCGATCTAGGAGCCTAGGGGTGTTTTAAGTTCACTATTAcatcctccgtttcacaatgtaagtcattctaccgCTAaagaatctaaatagatatatgtgtctagatttattaacatcaatataaatgtaggaaatgctaaaatgacttacattgtgaaatggatggagtggaatttttttatgaaaagagTAAAATAAAATTGGATATAAATAGACATCGGACACCCTAAACCCATCCAAAAAAAGGattggaggggaggggatggagTAGGTGGGGGCAAGTAGTTCCTCTGACATAAACTTCACGGAAACGTGGTTACTTACATATAGGCACGAGGGTAATGGGACTCACATGTCAGTAACAATGTATCTGACGTTACGTCAGGAGATCTCATTCTGTGAGTGAAGAGGGCAAAGCGCGAGGATCTCATTACACGAGTGAGGAAGGCCAAGCAAGTGGGACATGGGGGATTTGTGGAGAAAGATCATGCATCGCTAGGACATTCTCTAATagagtttgagaaaaaaaattactcgtAATGTAGTTGACTAGTATAACATTGATTATATATGGAAAAAATAGAATTTTTAAGA
This window encodes:
- the LOC4339710 gene encoding sugar transporter ERD6-like 4, with protein sequence MSFRGEESGGEDGGRTASASDLRKPFLHTGSWYKMSSAGGGGGMGSRLGSSAYSLRDSSVSAVLCTLIVALGPIQFGFTCGFSSPTQDAIISDLGLTLSEFSLFGSLSNVGAMVGAIASGQIAEYIGRKGSLMIAAIPNIIGWLAISFAKDSSFLFMGRLLEGFGVGVISYVVPVYIAEIAPQTMRGALGSVNQLSVTIGILLAYLLGMFVPWRILSVLGILPCSILIPGLFFIPESPRWLAKMGKMEDFESSLQVLRGFETDIAVEVNEIKRTVQSSRRRTTIRFADIKQKRYSVPLMIGIGLLVLQQLSGVNGILFYAASIFKAAGLTNSNLATFGLGVVQVVATGVTTWLTDKAGRRLLLIISTTGMTITLVVVSVSFFVKDNITNGSHLYSVMSMLSLVGLVAFVISFSLGLGAIPWIIMSEILPVNIKSLAGSVATLANWLTAWLITMTASLMLSWSNGGTFAIYAAVCAGTLVFVCLWVPETKGRTLEEIAFSFR
- the GATA15 gene encoding GATA transcription factor 15, translating into MLHHYYSGGAGHHQDVAAAGSPGDMASSTFSLFFPMSNGQCWPPSTVEESAAYDDHSTVTTSPSSPSSSSTGSVDCTLSLGTPSSRRAEPVAAAAPAANHGAPVPAHYPSLSAATVSWDATAESYYCGQQGRPATGAAKCAAGAGHDALLDRRCANCGTASTPLWRNGPRGPKSLCNACGIRYKKEERRAAATTTTADGAAGCGFITAQRGRGSTAAKAAPAVTTCGEETSPYVVGGGGGGGEVADAAYLAWRLNVVPPAATATAFSVWPERASLYHYN